The window TGTTTACCGGTGATGAGGCTGTCTCCCGGTGTATTGTGGAATCTGGCGCACTTCTCCATGATATTGGACGATCAGAGAGCCACTTTCTTGACCATGCAGTCAGGGGAGGGGATCTCTGCCGTGAGCAGGGTGTTGCAAAAGAGGTTGCGCGGGTGGTTGCGTGCCACCTTGGAGCGGGGCTTTCTGCTGATGAGTGCCTGCAGCTTGGCCTTCTGCCGCGGGACTGTATGCCACATACGCTTCCCGAAAAAATTGTTGCCCATGCGGATAACCTGGTGAAGGGAACCACAGTCATTCATATCGAAGGACAACTGATGAAGAATCTGCTCATCTCCCGAAAG is drawn from Methanocalculus natronophilus and contains these coding sequences:
- a CDS encoding HD domain-containing protein gives rise to the protein MNKPLSSFSDSAEPACPSDTDCYSLLQRAGCPGKVIDHARAVRAVADLFTGDEAVSRCIVESGALLHDIGRSESHFLDHAVRGGDLCREQGVAKEVARVVACHLGAGLSADECLQLGLLPRDCMPHTLPEKIVAHADNLVKGTTVIHIEGQLMKNLLISRKKRKRMFRLSLEMDLFLK